The Rattus norvegicus strain BN/NHsdMcwi chromosome 2, GRCr8, whole genome shotgun sequence nucleotide sequence CCAAGTAATGAAAAATTATGGACAAtgttgagaaaaaaataatttattatatatgcaaTAGGCCAGTACAATACATTTCCAAGCACTAATTTGAAGatatgtaatattttaatgtttccaAAGTTGTTACGCACAGTTCCATTGTCCAGACGGCCAATTTCTTCTCTCAATGCTCCACAGTACTTGAAAGATACAGAATTCAGAAGGAACCTAAAACACCATAAAGatccattaaaaataattataataaattagttaattaagCCCAAATATTTATATGTAGAAAATTAGTGAATCATGTCAGCATAAGATATATGTAAGAAAGGCTACTTTTAATactaaaaactaaaatatttcaaTTGTGAATATGAAGAGACTGCAATATCAATTTTAGAAAGCTTCTACTCTTAGGATGACAACAGAATTGTGAGTAGTTTTAAAGCACTTATAATAGCATAGCAACACTTGCCACAAAATTTTGaggatttttattttcctaaaaaaaaaaatccaaatttgtCAGTGGTCCTTTCTATTACTAAGGAAAACTTTCAAGTACAAGACATTATTGAAGTGATTCTGATTTATTAGCTCTGAGATAGAAACATTTGTACATACACTATCTTCCTGCTGGTTCTCTCTATATTAATATAGTAGAATCAAACTCTAAGACATTAAACATCAATGGATAATGCattatcatatattttaaaattatcagaATTTAAATGTGCAGAATTTGAGACTGGCTATTCTGGGAGATTCTTGTCATATAGCCTGGAATCATTGTTCTTATTTCTAGAAGATAATTTACTAACTATATAAGTAGATAAACATGTCTTCTCTGTTCTCTTCACGtgtgtttaaattttgtttttggagttttttttgttttgaaaagacAAAGAGTAAAGGAAATCCTACTTGTGAAAGGCATACAACCAACCTTGATGTATCTTaagggtttttctctttctctttttctttttctttcttttttttttttcaaatcttaattttcaatatatttattattataagaaaaaGATCATTTCCCAGTCAAAACTTATATGTTATACAGAACAACTGCGCTAGGCAGttttaattatcaacttgacatatTAGATTACCTGGGAAAAGTCTTAATAAAGCACTATCTAGACTATGTTGGTATGAGCACATAACATAGTCTTGACTGTTCACCGATGTAATATCCAACCAATTGTGGGTAGCACCATTGCTTAGGAAAGGGGACTGTGAAGCTAGCTTACACTAGGCAAGCTATAGCTttattctctctgctcttgactgtggatattACACTTTAGATTCATGCCTTGACTTCTCTACAACAATGaactataaattgaaaagcaaatAATTCCCTTCTTCTTCACTAAGTCactttttgtcagggtatttgtCCCAGCCacaaaaatgaaactagaacaacACCTAAATGGGATAACACAAAACAGGAAGCATGTTCCTGAATTAGGTTGAAGAAATTaacatatataagaaatattaCCATATTCCGTGGTCAAGCAATTGTATATAATAAGTGACCTGATTCACTAACTTTCCCTGGTAAAAACTCATTGACTTATATGATAGCATAGAAAATTAACCATGgaatttaaaatacagaaaatatttgtCCAGGAAACAAAACTATTTGACAAATGTTTcatttaaataaagtaaaaaaatactTAATCTGGATAAAGGATAGAAGGTAGACCAAACATttctagaaaacaaaatgaaagaaaacaaagccacTGCTCCAAAAGGATACGACAAGAAAGGATACGCTTGTATGACAGTGCTACAGCAGTATTTACGCAGGAATGCTTCTAAGGAAGAACAGCAGAatgtggtttatttttttctaatctttAGCAACAGATTTATAAACAATTTACTAAAATACAGACTGaaattcttcattctttttttctgtataacattttGAGACATCTGAGTCTCTTGACAGTAAACTTAAACATTCCAAGAAACTTACAAAGATTAAATGGTAAgcaaatatttctattttaatagGTGTTTTCCAGCTAAATAGCAATTTTGACTAATGATTTTTGTGTTCTTCAGACTCTAAGAGTAGAATAACTAAAAGTAAATTATCTCTAACTATCCTCCACCCCCCAAATATTCAGAAACTATTCTTttgtctgatttttttcaaagtaccaagttaataatttaaaatattattcaatTCCACTATTTAAAATCATTCATTCACTTAAGTACCAAAACTACCTGTTTTAAACAAAAATACTTCAGAATCATATTTTTGTAAAAATGTTAATAATATATGGGATGAAATACACAGTACTTTAGTAACTGTTTGCTTCAGTTCTGAAAATGTGCACCTTGGACAAAACACCCCAGTGTTACCCTGTGATCTCAATGACTGGATGACTGGTCAGGTGCCAGGATACTCAGCCAGCTCTGGCCTGCCAGATACTGTTCCTTGCAATACTTGCAATTACTGCATGACAAATCCCTTACTGACAGGATAAATGGGATTACTGGTCACCCACCTCAGAATTACTGACTCAGAAACTCTTGAAGGGAAGGGTCAGCAATCTGTTCTTATCAGTTCTCCAAGTGATTACAACACAGATTAGATATTAAAAACATCATTGtgcagaaaacataaaataatgacCAATATTCTTTATAAAATCCTAAAAAAATGTTACACACAGCTTACTTTAAGCTAGTTATAATTTTGACGTTAATGAGAATGAATAGTATACAGAAATTTTCTTAAAAACTCATAAAATATCTGAATTAGTAAcctgtattatttttatatttccttaCATTTACTCTAAGAAAATGTCTTATCACTGAATGTCTTATCCACACTTACCTTTATTGTCTGTATCACTTCCGTTTTCCTTCTTTAGAATCATGTTTTGGTCTGGCAGATCGAGCAAACTGCTAATATGTTAACATTAAGGCCTCCATAATGAACAGATAAgtgatcttttaaaaagataatcaAGGTCTAATATGCAAGAATTAATAATATCCagaactaatatctaatatagaagtcttaaaaattattttcactaaCTCTCACATGATTTTcacaatttgaaaaaaatagaaactatCTGTCTTTCCTTATACCTGTCACTTTTCTCATCCATACCTTTGCATTTCTAATCTAAAACCTGAATTTATTACTACAAGAAAGTTATGCAATGATCTATCTTGGTCACTGAAATACCAAAGTAAAGATGTGAGTTTATTAAACTACACTGAAATCTCTTCTAGTGACTCCCAAGTACATTTCTAGATAGTATGCCTTGAATTTAACATAAGGAAATAATTTAGAGCTGAATAAATGTATAAACTTAGCTGGACGTCACTTTACATTGCTAAAGTTACATTACTTTCAAGTAATGATTAAGTTTGTCACCTGAGCTAAGGCATGTTTAACTGTTAAGTAACAAGCCAAGCTTGAACAATTTTTGGTACTGTAGGTGGTAAAAAGCATAGAGTTTTAGGATGGACTGGTTTAAAGGATACAACCACCATGGGCTTCCCGAATAGAACATAGCCATTAGCTTCTTTCAAGGCTTTGGCTGCTGCTTTTTCATTTGGAAGTCCTACAAAAGCTTGTCCCTTCATGCGTCCTTCTTTCATTAAGCGAATATCAAACCTAGaagtaaaaaaaagtaaaaatagagtAATTCTGATATAAAGCTCATTTTAAAATCATGTATCAAAAGCCATAACAAGCCAAAATTTTGCTAtttcaaagtaacaccagaagtATTCAACATTAGAATTAGATATTTGAAAATTCTATTTTGTATTGGTCTTAACAAGTAACAATTTATGTcatgattaaaattttaaaattataccaCTAGCAGAGATATAAGTAATATCTTACTTTGTTCTTTTAGCAAGCtaaaattgtttttgttcctttgtttgcttCAGGTTTTtcggttttgtttttgattttctctgtgtagccctggctgtccaggatctcactttgtaaatcagacctgcctctgcctcttcactGCTGCGATTCAAGGCTTGTATAACCACTGCCCAGCAAAATTTTTAGTTATCGTTTTTATACATACCTTATAATGAGTTCAATACTATACTcaagtgatttaaaaataaatatgtaaatagaaGGCTAAAAGGAACCAAGTAATAGATTTACATAATTGGCTTTATATTATTATAAACATTTACAGACATTTTAGAGTAGGGGACTTATCAAATATTCAAAGCCAACATTTTATTAATGGTACCTAGAGAGAGAATGACTCTTCCAAGCATAGGGCCTAAGTCACATGTTATTCCTAGTTTATTCTCCCAATATCTTATTATTTATTctacaatatatttatatataaacatttttgaaAGGAACTTTTTAAGggttatttataaaaaaattgtAAGTTACAATGAAAATACGatcaaatattaaaaaccaaaaaatagaaaagagataCTATCGAATGATAAGGTTAAGTAACAGCTCAACTGAAAAAGTGCTTGCTTTGATCACAAAAGGACCCTTTAaacactcatttaaaaaaaaaaaaaaaaaagaaacaaaagcaaagaaaaaaaggagccaGGCATGGTTGATATGCTCATAATTACAAAACTAGAGCAACAGAAACATATGGCCCCTGACTTACTGGCCAGCCTGACAAGCCAACTTGCCAACTATTAGACCAATAAaaaccttttctcaaacaaaagaGCATAACAAATGCAAAAAAAGAAGGGCGTATGTTGAACACATACTGGTGTACACCACAGAGTAATGACCCACCTATATGTTGTGTatgtcatacacatatacacaaacgcatacacacacacatatgcataaaccaAGTAAATATgaagtgaattttttttaaagtatagttACTAGTTTCAGAGATAACAATCATTTCAGAATCTATAACCTTTGCCTAAATGGAATTTTTCCTTCATCTCAAATTGTAAATATGAGCAAAGTAATACTGAAAATATAACCTTTACAGTATATACCTTGTATGTAGTTGTACATGCGAACAAAATTATATCCAAAAAGACACAAGGCAGGTAAGATGGTAAAAGTATTGGttttacttaaaattaaaataatattacacGGCCAAAGTCACTAGTTAGAAATGCAAATCCGTGAGGCCTGAGACAACTAGAAAACCTATCTGGAGATGGGCCAAGAAAACCATCTAACCAAGCTCTCCAAGTAGTTCTCAGGCAATGTAAATGTTGAGTACTAATGCTTAAGTGCCAAAGGCTTTGGGACAAAACTTAGTAGGAAAGATGGATTTATAAATAAGGATTTAAAAGAATATAACCAGAAACATTTCTTAATATACACTTTATATCACTTTCATAGTAGGAAAAACTGAACTAGCAAATATCATCtaatttgaaatgttaaaaattttATTTGCTCATTGATATACAATTTGTCTATCCCTTCTAAAAGGACTTTTGTGTAAGAGAACAGATGACTTACCACGTAGGTTTGAGCACTAACGAGGAAATCAAGCACGACAAGACATGATGAATTTCAACAGATAGACACAATGAGACTGGAACTACTACTTACATGATCCGCTGTGTTTCTGAAGAGAAGTCGACGTATCTCCCAAAGATAAATTTAAGGTCCTagaattagaaatttaaaaaaacaaaagaaaaaaagagagagagaaatcagaaaacaaactagTGGGACaagtaaagaagaaaatcaaatctCACCTCACCTTTTCCTGAACATGTCTAGCTAAATTCTTGACATAAATTCTGCAGTTTGGCTCACCAGGTTCATAACTTCTGAAAACTGAAAgagtttccatttctttttaaaaacaaaacaagacaaaaatataaaattaaaatcattttagTAATTCTTTAAGCAAAATCCTAACAGTCTATTGTAACTGCTAAAATGGCAAAAATAAAGCTTTATAAAAATGTTAACAGTAGACAATTCTTTGAGAAGAGTCACTTTATCATAAATATATGATAACCACTTATATAATTATTCTGCTAGATCAAGAGGGGAATTGGGGGTAGAAGTTTAGGGTATAGTATAGAGGGGTAGGGAGGATAGCTGGATgtccatgagaatgaatggaaattttcAACTGATGGGGGCGGGGAAGGGGAACTCCAGGAAGAGATggaaacccaggatagagaaaggGTCCAAGAATCAATGAGACTCACACATTGGCAATATGGACTAGGGAGGCTGCCTCCTATGGCCAGGCAGAAATCCTAGTGGAGCAACAAGAATagcaacctacccacaaaactatCCACCCAAaacttatcctgtctacaagaaatgcaggtatTGGGATAGGATAGAGACTGTAGGAATGGCCAACCAAAACCCAAcacaacttgagacccatcccatggacaagcaccaatctCCGACACTATTAACgatactgttatgcttgcagataggagcctaggtTGTCTGTCCTCTGAAAGGTCCCACTCAGCAGTTGACTCAGACATaggcagatacccacagccaaagagtggacggagcttgggaactcttacGGAAtaacaggaggaaggattgcagcctcTAAGGAGAAAGGAACTCCACAGggagaccaacagaatcaacaaaCCTGGACTCTAGGGGTTGTAAGAGACTTAACCACCAATCAAAGGACATACATGGGCTAGAGCTTGCCTCACGTACATGTCAGCAGATGAGCAGTTTGATCTCCAAACAACTGAATGGGAACTATCTCAAAAAGCTGTAGCCTGTATATggggtatgttcttctagctgggctgccttgtctggtctcagggGGAGAGGAGGTGCCTAGCCTCCAAGAAACTTGAAATGCTAGAATGGGAGGAGACACAGGAGGATTGTGTGAGGGGGTGAATTGGAAGAGGGCAGTGAATGGGAtggaaagtgaatgaatgaatgaatgaatgaatgaatgagtaaataaataaaatgcattccCAAATCATTAGCTACTTTCATATTCAAATGTAGGAATGATGCACTCAAAATCAATAGACAAAGTCTCTAAAGTCCTTTATAGTTCCTCCTATTTACTGCCAGAAATCTGCTTTGGGAAACTAGATTTTATATGTGAAGATATTAATTGGAGGCTGATTCCCATTATTGTGGAGAAAGGTATTCGTAACACAACGAaaaataactaattttttttataaatactgaaattaaaaaaaatcatttagtggTGTGTTGGTTTGAAcccatatgtttgaatacttggtccccattTGTTAGaattgtttgagaaggattaggagttatAACTTTGGACAAAGTATATCACTGAGcagcctttgaggtttcaaaagacttgaCCCATTCCTAGTGTGCTCTCCCTTCCTACAGATTATGGATCAAGATATGAGTTCTCAGTTATTCCTGCCATGAGGTCTTTGCTCTGCCACCATAGATTCTAATGCTCTGAAAACATGAGCCCAGTTAAGTGACTCTTTCATTTGTTGCCTAGGTCCTGATACTTTGTCATatagaaagaaaatgattaaaattttatataacttTTTCTAAAGTTAAATAAAGAATAATGCTGAGATATAATATCCTAAATTCAGATTTCTAATCACTGAAATTTAATAGTCACCTTGTATCTATTTTAGATTATATGATAATGATTTGTCAACTTAAGTAATTCCAAACTCATGGAACTTACTGATTACCCAATATTGACTGTACTACATGGTAAGGAACTTCCCCAGTGTAAGATATGAGTTTCTAAGAAAGAAGTGTCAACAAACAAACTGGAGATATTAACATGTCTATCTTAATGGAAATGACCCATAAAAATTCCTCACTTCAAAAAGCATGAAGAATGGAAATAAGACACAAAATGTAAGATGAAGTATGTATTGGTTTATGTCATTACATTACCTTCTCTGGAAATACGACCCTTTTCCAACTCTCTTCTAGAAATAAACTGTGAGGGCATTTCATCAGAGTCCTCTTTaatctcttctgtgatgttcacATTAGGTTTGGGGAAGAGTTTTCCAAATCCTGTATTTGAATCATCAAGGCCAGTGTCTGGTGAATCTAAGAGTTTAACATTAATAtcagtcattaaaaaagaaaaacaaaacaaatgaaaatagcTCTTGCTTCAAAACATAATTTAGATTTCTTTCCCCATTTTATATTCACTAAAGTACCATTTGGTCATTTTTAGTGTTTGTTGTTGTCTCAGAACAGAAACAGGACCATCTTTCCTATAAATGTCTGAAGAATAGTGTTGTATAGTTTTGCGGGCCAAGGCTTTGACTATTCAGTTCTGTTACTGCAGCACAAAGGCAGCTACAGACAAAAGCTAAGGTGCCAAATGCTTGTTCTGTAGTGCTAGTTAGGGggcaaataggaaagaaaatgcaTTAAGTTTTAGCATCTTCAGTTTGATGTATCAACAGGAATCTGAAGAAAATATTCGATGTTAGATAAGACTATGTATATTGGTATATAGCAATTGATTGTTTAACCTTCCCatttttaaaacagtaacaataacAAGTTAAAATAAACGTACAATTATTGGAATTATAAAATTACTAATACTATAAATCAAAGTCATTCAAGATAATCTACAATGAGAACTGCATAATACTTTATCACAATACTTAAAATAATCTTACTCCCTTCAACAAAAATTAAGACTTGTGTCAAGGATGTTAAGCTGAAATGAACAAAACAGTTCTATTTACCTTGACACCACTCCAAGAAAAGTAAGTAGTAATGTTCATCCCTCATGGACAATTATTTCATATTTAGGAAATTAGCTATTTTTAAGTTAACTTTTTACTTTAAATAGCAACATTAAATTGCAAAAATATGATGAAATCCTCTAAAAAGCAAACTCTGGGATGACAGACTACcttccataaacataaaatattttattcaaagaACCATAAAACTATATCCCATAGATATGATAAATTTATTAATAGTAAAAATATATTAACATACAGTGACTAGACACgaaatgagaaaagaaagtagaaataaagctaatgcaaagggcaaaaaaaaaaaaagaaacaggtaaATAAAGTTCACTTATTACATTACACAATCCTTATTAGAACTCTTTATTTACAAAAGCAATCAAACAAGTAACTAGAAATATATTCTAGTATTTACACtaacaaattaaaaagaattgATGTTAGGtggagactgctcagtggttatgagtgCTTGTTCCAGAACCATGCAGACTACAGCTTGGATCCATGCAACCATATCCTTGCTAATACCAAAAATGAGAACCTGTTGAAAgtgacagaagagggcaccagatgcctttttctggcctcagagTACAACCCCATACATGAGCATATACTTATACGGACcagcatacacactcacaggtAACATAAATCTTTACTTTAAGAAGAACTTCCAAGTCTAAGAGCTACAATTAGTGATACGATTATACTATGGACTATAACAGCAATAAAGGGTTTATATGGGTTTTGTTCTAAACCAATAAGCTATTCTCACTAGCCTGTAAACTCTGAAGGCTGTCGATATAACTTGTTATGTAATAAACTCTAGcaagaaataaaaatgcttttataTATGCAAGATGAAGTATTTTAAATTTGGAATGCCTCCTATGTGTCCTTATATTAAAGTCTTGTATCTCTGGCATGGCAATAATGTGAGGTGGGTTAACACTTTAACAGAAAGGTCCAGTGGGAAGTCTTCTCATATGATCTTGGAGTTTTGGGATACTCACCTCTTAATACCTCAAACTGTCTTTGCTTCCTGGATATTTTGAAgtagtcagttttctctttcactGGCCCCAAAGTAAAAGGGTTAACCTTCTAAAACTGTGACCCAAATATATCCTTTTTCAAAGCTATGTAAGTTATTCTGTTACAAACATAAATCTCAGATCATAAAGGCTAGAATAACATTAACAAAGACTATTACAAATTAGtcatatttgaagaaaaaagaatatagaatagtaactttttaaatttttactatatGTATTTTGCAATTAAATTTCAAATAGCATCTATTAATTCTGAAACATATATTTAAAGGATGTCACTGTGGGgctagatagatggctcagtagtttaaAGCAAATACAGCTCTTGCAAAGGGTCAGACTCTATTCCCAGTATGCTGTGCAGGTGGCTCACAAGCCTTATACCACTTGCTCCAGGAGTCTCGTGCCCTattctggcctcagcaggcaaCTGCACTCAGCAGGCACACATCTTCACTCAACCATCCATCTGCCTtcaaatacactcacacatgtaattaaaaaataaaaatacatttttttaagtgaAGAATACCACTGTTACTAACAAATTAGGAGTTTCAATAAGCATTAAAATGTTTTACTCCTTTGAGTTTTAGGTaaaatgtatgtgcacatgtgtgcacacatgtgtgcatgtgtgtgcatgtgtgtatgtgtgtgtgtaaactgacAACTCCAGGATAGTATCAAGACTTATTTCCTTAAGATAATACAATTGTGTTAATAAAATGATAGAATATCTTAAGAATCAGAAAATGAATAGTTGTTAATATAAGAAATACTATTATTATAAGCATTTAAATCAGCAAAACTCCTAAATATCATGTATACATGACCACCAgcaaaaaataacaagaagtcAGAAATGTTGGTGCATACCCTTGATTTTAGCACTGGGGAAAGGAGGACCATATGTGTTTAATACAGTTTTGGGACAGaggatcctatctcaaaatatcagaaaataaaaagcaacaatGACAATCTTTCCATTTAACCTAAGTTTTATTTAGGTAACAGCTAAAAATAGACTAATTATCTATGATATTAAGATTCACCTAGCCAtataatttactttaatttttgaaaaagaaatttttttcacACTTTAGTCTTATTTAACCTGGGTTGTCTTCCAACTACTAGCCAAGTATGTACCTGAATTTCTGAGTCTCCTGCCTTCCATTACAAGGCACTGGATTTACAAGTCTGCCTTAGCATGCTCAGTTTATGAAGTCCTGGGGGGCACCCAGAGCTCCATACAAGTTCTCTACCAGCTGAGTTACACTCTCAGTCTGTAACTTCATACTTTAAATAAAGCTGACACTTAGATAAAATTTATATGAGCATAAAAAAATTGTTACaatataaaataactaaaatgttCTTACCagaatttttttcctcattattttGTTCTGTCTCCAAATCTTTGTTTAATGCTGCAGGCACGTTGGTCGATATATTGAATTCGATTTTTTTATTACCTACAGGTTGTGGTTGGTCAAATACATCCGAAGGTAACAGCACAGGATGCAAACTAATATTTACAAACAATCACAATGTaagtttataatttaaaataaaattctaagaccattatttcatattttctttcatttaaaaggcTGCCACTATGGAACATTCTCTATATTTTAGGCACTACATATACTAACTAGACTTAGTAGGTCAAAAACCTTAACAGTTTAGCAGTGGTACTATTAAACACCtaatttacagatgaggaaagcaGAGGTTAAAGGAGGTTCAAAGTTTAAAgtcattttgtaaatgaaaaacTTAGGACTTATCTACTGATTTTAGACAGCAGGGGTACACTTGTTCAGTCAGTATAAacagtatttttatttgttgacatttattttacatgtgtggtGGAGTACATGATTAACTCGGAAGAAAAACTGTGGATAACAAGtctttccttccaccctgtggatATTTAGGATCAAAATCAAGACATCACCCTTGGTTTCCAGAAACTTTACCCAGAAAACTATCTTACCAGTCAATTTGAGTCAGGCTTAAACTCGCTGTACGCTGCAGAGAATCACTTTGAACTTGTAATCATTCTGCATTcctctcccaagtgctatgattaCAGGTATACACCACATCATCTGGCAGTTTTTTAATACAGTTTATATTATATACTGTGACACCAGCAGCCAACTTAGTAGTCATTAGCTACATGTAATTAGTGAATTTCTGTAAGTGCTCAATAACATCTTTATACAGATTGCATGATGAAATACTATTTTGAGTTTAACTAATGAAATAATTATCATTGTTGTGTTAACTTGCTCATTTTTACTGTGTAATGTGGCTACTAAAATCCATCGCTTACAATCTGTCTGCTGCTCAGGACAGCTAAGGGATTAAAAGCATAGGACTGTAATGTCAAGACAGAAGAGGGTAAGCTGTTATAATTTATACATCAGAttctttctattaaaatgcaattTGTTACATTTTAATGTAACAGAAAAGTTAAGTGAAATTAAAATTACAATCACTAGTAAGAAGTACTAAATATGTCTAATCAGCAAAATGATGTTAAAGAGCGATGAAAGCTGAGTATTGTCAAATGTGGCTAAACAAAGAGAATTGGGAGAACTTACTAGTTCGGCAAACAATAACCCAGAGGTCCCCAAGGTAAACTACCAACTGACACATGGAAGAATAATCTGAGTTAGGCAAACATGGCACAAACAGACAACTTCATCTCATAACTATAAACAAAATCACCTTTGGGAAGCTGGTGAAGGTACAGTCAACATGTCCTTTATTTTCCGTTTTTTTCTGACGTGGCGTGGCTTTACTGTTTTGGGTCTTTTGGGCTGAAAATTTGCTAGCTCCATCAGTTTGTTCATTCTATGTTAAGGAAAATAAGCAAGAATTGACATTCTAGAATATGGCTTATCCTGCTAATACACAATATGTATTTAAAACTAATAAGAACTTTAAGTACAACAATAAACATTATCAGTTTGACCAAATTCACTTTCTAAATTAACCTAGACCAtttaaatcctatttttaaaaaattcacctAATTATgttatcaatttttttaaaaatctcattatgAATTATTAA carries:
- the Rnpc3 gene encoding RNA-binding region-containing protein 3, which translates into the protein MAVPEPSMPLSRGGPGSASLSPPRGDRTLLVRHLPAELTAEEKEDLLKYFGAQSVRVLSDKGRLKHTAFATFPNEKAAIKALTRLHQLKLLGHTLVVEFAKEQDRVHSSCPASNAEKKKRLDDTVENDKEKKEPDVLTVENGIAPNHGLTFPLNSCLKYMYPPPSSTILANIVNALASVPKFYVQVLHLMNKMNLPTPFGPITARPPMYEDYVQLHAPLPPTSPQPPEEPPLPDEDEDLSSKESEYESSDEEDRQRMNKLMELANFQPKRPKTVKPRHVRKKRKIKDMLTVPSPASQSLHPVLLPSDVFDQPQPVGNKKIEFNISTNVPAALNKDLETEQNNEEKNSDSPDTGLDDSNTGFGKLFPKPNVNITEEIKEDSDEMPSQFISRRELEKGRISREEMETLSVFRSYEPGEPNCRIYVKNLARHVQEKDLKFIFGRYVDFSSETQRIMFDIRLMKEGRMKGQAFVGLPNEKAAAKALKEANGYVLFGKPMVVQFARSARPKHDSKEGKRK
- the Rnpc3 gene encoding RNA-binding region-containing protein 3 isoform X2; this encodes MAVPEPSMPLSRGGPGSASLSPPRGDRTLLVRHLPAELTAEEKEDLLKYFGAQSVRVLSDKGRLKHTAFATFPNEKAAIKALTRLHQLKLLGHTLVVEFAKEQDRVHSSCPASNAEKKKRLDDTVENDKEKKEPDVLTVENGIAPNHGLTFPLNSCLKYMYPPPSSTILANIVNALASVPKFYVQVLHLMNKMNLPTPFGPITARPPMYEDYVQLHAPLPPTSPQPPEEPPLPDEDEDLSSKESEYESSDEEDRQRMNKLMELANFQPKRPKTVKPRHVRKKRKIKDMLTVPSPASQSLHPVLLPSDVFDQPQPVGNKKIEFNISTNVPAALNKDLETEQNNEEKNSDSPDTGLDDSNTGFGKLFPKPNVNITEEIKEDSDEMPSQFISRRELEKGRISREEMETLSVFRSYEPGEPNCRIYVKNLARHVQEKDLKFIFGRYVDFSSETQRIMFDIRLMKEGRMKGQAFVGLPNEKAAAKALKEANGYVLFGKPMVVITYLFIMEALMLTY